Part of the Nitrospira sp. genome, AAAGAAGCCGGCGTCCACAACCTCTTCCTCGCATTGGCGCTCCACGTTGGCCTTCCTGGCATGATGTTGTATCTTTGGTTGATGGGGCGACTGATCCGTCGCCTGACCCAGGAGTTATCCAAGGCGGAGGACGTCACCGCGCGAGCGATTTTGCTCGGAACGACGGTTGGGGTGATCGGTCTTGGCGTGCGATTGATGTTTGATCAGATGCTCGTCGGTACGCTCGCAGTCCAGTTTTGGGTGGTGATCGCCATTGCTGTGTTGCATTTCCATTCTCATCGCCAGGTTGACATTGGGGACGAACTGCCTGTCGGACCGTGGCCGCAACCTTTAGCGGGTACACGGCCGACTTCCGCCTAAAGGCGCAAGAGCAAAGAGCCTCGTGGTGCCATGACGCAACCGTGTGTGAAACGAAGATGAAGCAGATCGCTGTTCGAATCTTTCAAAAAATCTCGACGCGGTTTGGGCAAGTCCTGCTTGCCTATCGCGCTGCGTTGGTGATGGGTGTGCAGGCGGGATTGATTGTAGCCGCTAACTTTACGGCATTTGCGTTTCGGTTCGACGGGCAGATTCCTGCGCTCTATGCGGAGGCCATGCGTCGAGGAATGCCGTTCGTCTGTGGTGTGTACCTCACAGGCCTCTGGGCGTTTGGGATTCATCGAGGGTTGTGGCGTTACGTTGGCCTGCACGATCTCGGGAGAATTTTGTGGGCGTGTGTGGCAAGTACTGCGGCGATTTTTGTCCTGGTGCATCCAATTCTGGGTTGGGTGGAATACCCACGGTCTGTCATCTTGGGGACCGGATTGTTGGCCGGTCTGTATGTGGCGGGTATTCGACTGCTCGTACGTTGGTTTCGGGAGTGGCTTCAGATTGTCGGACCGACGGCTCGTCGCGTGCTGATTGTCGGAGCTGGCAATGCGGGGGAGCTTCTCGTTCGCAACATGCAAATGGATCCTTCGTACAATTATCGGCCAGTGGCGTTTGTGGATGATGCTCCGGTGAAGCAACGGGCGAAGATCCACGGCATTCCCGTAGCGGGAAGCATTGATGATATCCGGCGCATTGCCGACCGCTTTGAAGTGCATGAGATCCTGGTGGCCATTCCCTCGGCTTCGCTGGCGCTCAAACAGCGGATCCTTGCCGCGGTAGAGGGCGCAACGGTCCCAATCAAGATTCTCCCCAGTGTCAAACAGCTCTTGGAAGATCCGACCTTGCTGCAGCAAGTCCGGCCGATGAGCCTGGTCGATCTGCTCCAGCGGGAGCCGATTCAGACAGATCAACAGGAGCTGCATCCGCTGATTGAAGGAAAAACGGTGTTGGTGACCGGTGCGGGAGGATCGATCGGATCCGAGTTATGTCGACAGATTGCCCAGTATCGACCAGGGACGTTAGTGCTGTTTGAGCGGTATGAAAATGCGTTGCATGGGTTGTTGTTGGAATTGCAGGCCGCATTTCCCACGATGGCGATTCTGCCGATCGTCGCGGATATCACGATGCCTGAGCGGGTGGCGGAAGTGTTTCGGCAGACGGGACCGGATATCGTGTTTCATGCGGCTGCGCACAAACATGTTCCTTTGATGGAGCTCCATCCCAAGGAGGCCGTACGAAACAATGTCTGGGGCACGCATGTGGTGGCTGAAGCGGCCTTGGCGTCGGGGGTGAGTCGATTTGTGTTGATCTCCACAGATAAGGCCGTCAATCCGTCTAGCGTGATGGGGGCTACCAAGCGGATTGCCGAGCATTTGATTCAACGAATTAGCCAGCGAGGGCCCACACGATTTACAGCGGTTCGGTTTGGAAATGTGCTTGGAAGTAATGGCAGCGTCGTGCCCTTGTTCGCCGAGCAAATTAAAAAAGGTGGTCCGGTGACCGTGACCAGCCCCGAGATTAAACGGTTTTTTATGACGATTCCTGAAGCTGTCCAACTCGTCTTGCAAGCCAGTGTGATGGGGCAAGGGGGCGAAGTCTTCGTTCTAGATATGGGAGAACAGATTAAGATCGCGGATCTGGCGAGAAATATGATCGTGCTGTCCGGTCTCGTGCCAGGGAAAGATATTGCGATCGAATATACCGGGTTGCGAGTTGGGGAAAAGTTGTACGAGGAGCTGTTTGAAGAGAGCGAACAGGTCCTGGCGACTTCCCATCCAAAGATCAATCGAGCTGTCGGTGAACCGCTGCAGGTGGACGATTGCGAACGATGGCTCGAAGCCTTACACCTGAAGTTGCTGGAGTGCGAGGATGAGGAGTTGCTGCAAGATCTCAAACGTATTGTGCCTACGTTTCTGCCCGCCTCTCCGCAACGGGTGTCCTAGGAGCCTGGCCGATCGTGGCTTCCGCAACGTCTTGTCCTAGGCGTCCGATTGGTAGACACGCGGTCCTATCTCGATTTGAGCGAACAAACCGCGCAATAGCCCCCAGGACGGTGCGCCCTATGACCCCGACGATCTGTGGTGGTGGTTGCCGTCGCGACAGACCGGTCAGTGCTGACTCAGAGAACCTGCCCCATGCGAATTATTGAAGTCCCTTACGTGAAGGATGGTCGCGCTGTTCCTGGCCGCACAGGTGGTTCCAATCGATCATCCGCAGGGCGAGTCAATGTCTGTCCACAAGCCACCCACTGACGTGAGCTGCGGTAGTGGCCGCAGGAGTCGAGGCGAGCTGATTGATGCAGTGGGATATGGTTACATCGATTTTACTGAGTATCTGTTGAGTTCCTTGATATGCTCGAGTCTTCTTGAGTTTTTGCCCAATGGCTTGTTAACATCGGCCCAGTCGAAATCCTTGGCATGGCCAGCACGAAACGTCGAACCAAGCTCACCAGTACGCCGCGTCTCCCTCTCCAACGGGTCCTGCGCGGCATTCGTGTGTTTGCGACGGATGTCGATGGGGTCCTGACCGATGCCGGGATGTATTATTCCGAGTCCGGGGATGAGTGGAAGAAATTCAATACTCGTGACGGAATGGGGATTAAACTGCTGCAGAAGGCCGGGGTGATCACCGCGATCATCACGCAAGAGTCGACGAAAATCGTCATGCGCCGCGCGCAGAAGTTGACGATCCCTGAAGTACATCAGGGAGCATACGACAAGCTGGCCGTGCTCAAGGATCTCATTGCCCGCCACGATCTGACGATGGAGCAGGTGGCGTACATCGGTGATGATGTGAACGATCTTCAGGCGCTGGGAGCGGTCGGATTCTCCGCTTCCCCCGCCGACGGCATTCCTCAGGTTCAGAAGACCGTACGGTACATCTGCAAGAAAAAAGGTGGAGAAGGGGCTGTGCGGGAAGTCGCCGATCTCATCCTGGCGGCGCAGCAGCCGCGGTGACTCCATAACTGGTCGATGACTTCACCGGCGAGTGCAATGCCATGGATATGACCAACCATTTGTATCCCGTCATTTTGGCCGGAGGGAGCGGGACCCGGTTCTGGCCGCTCAGCCGGCACCTCTATCCCAAGCAATTGCTGCGCATCATCGGCGATGAAACACTGATTCAGCAGACTATGCGGCGTGTGCTCTCCTGTGCCAGGCCCGATCATGTGATCATTTCCACCAATCCTGGTCAGGCGGATTCCATTCGCGTGCAGTTGAGTGAGTGGAAGTCCGAGTTGCAGCACAACTATGTGGTGGAACCGGTGGGGCGGAACACGGCACCGGCCATTGCGTTGGTTGCAGCGGAGCTGGTCCGTCGCGATCCCGAGGCCATGATGCTGGTCCTGCCGGCCGATCATGTGGTGACGGGAGAAAAGGCCTTTCAGGCCGCCGTAGTTCTAGGAGCGCAGCTTGCGGAGCAGGGACGGTTGGTCACCTTCGGGATCAAGCCGACCAGACCGGAAACCGGGTACGGGTACATTCAGCCGAATCGCCGGATCGCACTTGGAAAGAAGGGGCGGTTGACGGGCCATCCGGTGGCACGATTTGTTGAGAAGCCGAATCGCGCGAAGGCGACGCAATACCTGAAGAACGGCAATTACTTTTGGAATAGTGGGATGTTTCTCTGGAGGGCATCCACCATTCTGGAGGAGATTCGCCGGCATCAGCCGAAGCTGGCCAAGGCGATTGAGCGGGTTCACGCGTTGATGGCTTCCGGCGCCGAGCCTCGGGAAGTTGAGGCGGCCTACAAAAAGGTGCCGTCGGTCTCGATCGATAACGGGGTGATGGAGTTATCGGCCAATGCGGCGATGATTCCAGTCGGCTTCGGATGGTCGGACGTCGGCAATTGGAGCAGCCTGGAAGAGGTGGCTCCGCGCGACAAGGCCGGCAACGTGGTGAGCGGGCGAGTGATCGATATGGACAGCAGCAACTCCGTGTTGTATGCCGATCGTCGGGTTGTGGCGACCATCGGTCTCTCGGACATGGTGGTAGTGGATACGCCAGACGCGACGTTAATCTGTCCGAAGTCCCGCTCTCAGGACGTGAAACAAATGGTTGAGATCCTGAAGCAGCAGGGTGCGCCGGAGCACCTGGAGCATGTGACGGTGTTTCGCCCCTGGGGATCGTACACGGTGTTGGAAGAGGGGCCCGGTTATAAAGTGAAGCGCGTGACGGTGAATCCCGGCGGGCGCCTGTCCCTGCAGCTCCATCACAAACGCAGCGAGCATTGGGTGGTCATTGCTGGGACTGCCCGTGTCACCCGCGGGGAGGAACTGGTGGATCTCCGGGTAGGACAGAGTACGGCGATTCCCGTGGAAACGCCGCATCGTCTTGAGAACCTCGGGAACGAAACCCTGCATATCATTGAAGTGCAGAACGGCCACTATCTGGGGGAGGATGACATCGTGCGGTTCAAAGATGACTATGGGCGAACGGCCGGTCGGTGATCGACGACGTGGCGAGTCGGCGACTTGGCGGGAACCATTCCCTCGCACCTTTCGCATTCCCCGATCACACGTTGCATGTGGAGTGACAGATGGCGCTCTTCCGTGAATATGATCTCAGAGGCATTGTCGGCGAAGAACTGACGGAGGCGATTGCCGAGCAGGTGGGGCGTGCCTATGCCACCCTTGCGCGCGAGCAGGGCACGTCATGCATCAGTCTTGGAAGAGACGGCCGGTTGAGTTCACCCGCGCTGCAGCAGGCGTTGATCAAAGGCCTGCTCGCCGGTGGGTTGGATGTGGTCGATCTGGGGCTGTGCGCCTCGCCGCTGTTGTATTTTTCCCTGTTTACCTTACCGGTGCAGGGCGGGATCATGATTACCGGCAGCCACAATGCCGCTGAATACAACGGTTTTAAAATCTGTATCGGCAAGGAAGCCATTCATGGCGAGGACATTCAGCATCTGCGCCGGGTCATGGAGTCGGGGCGATTTTCGACCGGCTCGGGACGGCTGTCCTCTCACCCCATTATTCCGGACTACCTGCAGCATCTGAAGCGCAGTTTTGTCGACGTGCGGGCGGATCACCTCCATGTCGTGATTGATTGCGGCAATGGCGCCGCCTCCCTGGTCGCCAAGCAGGCGCTCGAGCAAATGGGGTGTCGGGTCACGGGCCTCTACGATGAGTTAGATGGGCGTTTCCCCAACCATCATCCCGATCCCACCGTGGTGGAGAATCTCCAAGATCTGATTCACACCGTGCAACAACATAAGGCCGATGTCGGCATCGGCTATGACGGTGATGCCGACCGAATCGGCGCGATCGATGAACGGGGCCAGATTTTGTGGGGCGATCGCTTGATGGTGGTGTATGCGCGGGAGATCCTGAGCCGCCGGCCAGGCACGACGTTCATTTCGGAGGTGAAGGCGTCGCAATGTTTGTATGACGACATCGCGGCCAAGGGCGGACGTCCGATCATGTGGAAGACCGGCCACTCGTTGATGAAGGCGAAACTTAAAGCAGAATCGGCGGTGTTGGCGGGGGAAATGTCCGGGCACATGTTTTTTGCCGATCGGTATTTCGGGTTCGACGATGCGATCTATGCGTCTTGCCGGTTGGTAGAGATCTTAGCCAAGACCAAACAATCGCTGTCGAGCCTGGTCGCCGATTTGCCGCAGACTACCGTGACGCCGGAGATTCGTGTGGATTGTCCCGACAGCGTCAAGTTTCAACTCGTTGATCAGGTGCGCACTCAGTTATCTTCCTATCTCGAGGCGGGCAAACCTGTGGGGGCCTCAAACCTCACGATGCGTGAACTGGTCACGATCGACGGAGTCCGTGCCATTTTTGAAGACGGGTGGGGGTTGATCCGCGCATCCAACACTCAGCCGGCATTGGTGCTCCGGTTTGAGGCTCCCTCACAAGCCCGCCTCGATGTCATCCGGGCGACCATCGAAACCGAACTGGCGCAGGCGCGGCGTGTCCTGTCTGTATAGGCGGACTACTCTTCCCCTTCTACTCAGCCCAACCGTGTGCCTGCTGGCGGCCATGCTCACCCTCTTCATGTCGTTGACAGGGGAGGCTGCCGACACCATCCCCGAGGGGAGGGCCGCTGCTTCTACACCGCTTCCCTTCGCGAACGGAGAACGGCTCGCCTACGACGTGACCTGGTTGGGCATGCGCGCGGGTATTGCCACCATGGTCGTGCAAGAAGGCGCCGACGACCGGGGCAAGCCGCAACTCACGCTGAGCATGTCAGCCCGGTCGAGTCCTACGGTGACGAAGTTTTACCCCGTCGACAATCGTGGGGTGTCGCAGGTCGATCTCGAGACGTTTCTTCCACGGCACATGACGTTTGCGCGACGTGAGGGGAAACGGTTTAATGACTTCGACTATACCTTTCGGCACAGCGACGGGGTGGTGACGGCCGTGAAGGACGGCAAAACCGACGAACTGGCCATCCCGCCGGATGTGCAGGATGCCATGTCCTGTTTATATTACGTGCGGAAAGTGCTGCCGTTTGTCCCCGGGACCTCCCTGACCTTGACGGTGCATCACGACAAGAAAAACTACAAGATGGATGTGCGGGTCGAAGGGCTTGAAACGGTGGAGGGAATCTGGGGAAAGCGAGAAACGGCTCGGGTGGTCGTGATCATGCCGTTCCAGGGTATTTTTCTGAACGAAGGCAATATTCGGGTCTGGTTCACCACCGATGACCACCGTGTGCCGGTTCGCATGAAGGCCAAGGTCGTCATCGGCTCGATTGTGGCGGAGCTGACCGAGGGGTATGGAGCGGTCGCACATCCCTAGTCCCTCCGTCTTGGTTTGCTCGCTCGGCTGGAAACCGCTATAATCACGCCACGTTCGTGACGAGGGCTTCGGCTCTGTCCGAAGCCCTCGTCATTTCGACCCGTTGTGGCCCGTTCACTGAGGATTCCGAAGCATGGCGAAATTCCCCATTACGTTAAGCCGTTTTATTATCGAACAACAGGCCGCGCATCCTGAAGCGACCGGTGAATTTTCCGTCCTGCTGACCCAAATCGGCCTCGTTGGCAAAATGATTGCTCACGACTTGCGTCGAGCCGGGCTGAATAAGATCCTCGGCACCACCGGAGAGACCAATGTCCAGGGCGAGGTCGTCAAAAAGCTCGATCAGATTGCCAACGATACGTTTGTGCGCGTCTTTGAACACAGTGGTCTCGTCTGCGTCCTGGCCTCTGAGGAGATGGAAAAGCCTCTGAAAATGGTCCATGAGGGAGCCAAGTACATGTTACTGGTTGATCCTCTGGACGGATCGTCCAATACCGATGTCAATATGCCATTGGGCGCGATTTTCTCCATCCGCAGATCGCGGACGGGGCAGTCCGTCGAGGATGAGTTGCTGCAAAAGGGGACGGCGCAGATCGCCGCAGGCTATGTGCTGTACGGGGCGAGCACCATGCTCGTGTTCACGGTCGGGCAGGGCGTGCATGGTTTCACGCTGGAGCCGTCCATCGGTGAATATCTCTTGTCCAACGAGAACATTCGCATTCCGTCGAGGGGCAAGGTCTATTCGGTGAACGAAGGGAACTACCATCGCTGGCCTGCCGGCACACAGCGCTATCTCGATTATCTGAAAGTGCAGGACAAGCCGACCGGGCGTCCCTACAGCGGGCGATACAGCGGGTGTCTGGTCGCGGATGTGCATCGCATCCTCCTGGGTGGGGGCATCTATCTGTATCCGGGGGAGAAGGACAAGCCGGAAGGAAAACTGCGGTTGATGTATGAAGGAAACCCCCTGGCCATGGTCGTCGAGCAGGCGGGAGGCAAAGCGACGACGGGGACGATGCGAATTCTCGATGTTGAGCCCAAGGCGCTGCATCAGCGGGTTCCGCTCATTATCGGCAGTGCAGAAGATGTGAGTCTGGCGGAAGACTATGTGCAAGGACGGGCGTAACGACTAATGTGATCGAGGTTTGTTGGGAGGTTGATTATGAGCAATCGGGTCCAGGAGATTCTGAGCTGGTATGAGAGCGACAATGCGGGAACGAAGACGAACATCGCCCGACTGCTGAATTCAGGAAAACTCGCCGGCACAGGCAAGTTGGTGATCCTGCCGGTCGATCAAGGGTTCGAGCACGGTCCGGCCAGAAGTTTTGCGCCCAATGCCGGCGGCTACAATCCGCAGTATCATTTCCAGCTAGGGCTCGATGCCGGATGCAACGCCTACGCGGCTCCGCTCGGATTCATCGAGGCGGGCGCCAGTCATTTTGCCGGGCAAATCCCACTCATTCTGAAACTCAACAGCCACGATACCCTTCACGATGAGAAGGATCCCATGCCCTCCGTGACCGGCAGCGTGCGGGACGCGTTGCGGTTGGGATGCTCGGCGGTAGGATTCACGATTTATCCGGGCTCATCCCATTGCAATGCGATGTATGAGCAGTTGCGGGCGATTGCGGAAGAAGCCAAGAGCTGCGGATTGGCTGTGGTGGTCTGGTCGTATCCGCGTGGGTCAGGACTGAGCAAGGAGGGGGAAACCGCCCTCGACGTGGTGGCCTATGCGGCTCAGATCGCGGCACAGCTCGGCGCTCACATCATCAAGGTCAAACTGCCGACCGCCCATCTGGAGCAGGCCGCGGCCAAGAAGGTCTATGAAGCCGAAAAAATTCCTACGGCAACGCTGACGGAGCGCGTCAGGCACATCGTGCAGAGTTCGTTCGACGGGCGTCGCATCGTCATCTTCTCCGGCGGCGCGAAGAGCGATGAAAAAACGGTGTTCGACGAAGTGCGCGCGATTCGTGACGGGGGAGGATTCGGGTCCATCATCGGACGGAATTCATTCCAGCGGCCGAAAGCGGAAGCGGTCAAGTTTCTGAACACGATCATGGCGTTGTACGCGGGCGAAAAACCATAAGCGAAGATCTGTCCGATACCAGTGACCATGGATGACGTTCGTCCCCCAACCGAACCGCGCCCTTCGACGCGGTCCTGGATCTTCCCCGGTATGCTGTTGGCGGCGGGGGTATTGATCGGAGTCATCCTGACCTCGGATCTGGGATGGTTGCCGACCGGACATGCTGTTCCGGAGTCGGCTCCTCCTGTCGCCTCCGTTCCCGTTCCACGGCCGGTTTCCACGGCCGTGCAACCCACCTTGTCCGGTGCCGGTGGACAGAGTTTTGTCGAAGTCGCCAAAGTCGTAAAGCCGGCCGTGGTAAATATCTTTGCGACTCGGAATGGATCGAGTGAAGAGGGCAAGGGCACGCCGTTCGAAGATCCCTTCTTCAGGCGATTCTTCGGCGAAGAGTGGATGAAACGGTTCGAGGCGCCGAAGGAACGCAAGGAACGGGGGTTGGGTTCAGGTGTGATCGTCGATGCCAACGGCCTGATTATCACCAACAATCACGTGGTCAATAAAGCTGACGAGATCAAAGTTTTCCTGTCCGACAAGCGGGAGTTTAAGGCGAAGCTGGTCGGCACGGATGCCAAAACCGACGTCGCGGTCCTAAAAATCGAGGCGACGGGATTGCCCACCGTGGCCTGGGCCGATTCCGACAAACTGGAAGTCGGCGAGTTCGTCCTGGCGGTCGGTAATCCTTTCGGTCTGACGCAGACCGTGACGTTGGGCATCGTCAGCGCCCTCGGCCGTGCAGCCGGTATCGCTGAATACGAAGACTTTATCCAGACCGATGCGGCCATCAATCCCGGGAATTCCGGCGGCGCGCTGGTGAACGTGCGTGGCGAACTGGTCGGCATCAATACGGCTATTTATAGTCAGAGTGGTGGCAACATGGGCATCGGCTTTGCGGTGCCGAGCAACATGGCCCACACCATCATGGAGCAACTCGTTCAGCACGGCAAAGTCGTGCGTGGCTGGTTGGGGGTATCCATTCAGGAACTGACGCCTGAATTGTCGTCGCAGTTCGGTGTGCCCAAAGACGTGAAGGGCGTGCTCGTCAGTGATGTCATGGACGACAGTCCGGCGAAAAAAGCCGGGTTCGAGCGCGGAGACGTGATCGTGGAGTATGACGGTAAACCGATGGATTCTCCGGCGCATCTGCGTAATGCCGTGGCTCAGACGATTGTCGGAAAGAAGGTCACCGTCAAAATCATCCGAGAGAAGAAAGCAAAGTCCATCGATTTGACTATTGCCGAGCAGCCGAAAAATCTCGCCCAGGCCGGGGTGGAGGAAGGCGGAGAGTCAGTGGCGCCAGCAGGATTGCTTTCCGATATCGAGGTGAGGGAGCTGAACACGGAGTTGGCCGGCCGGTACGGACTGAAGGGGAGCGATCGCGGGGTCGTGGTGGTTCGCGTCAAGCCAGGCAGCCCTGCGGAGGAGGCCGGCGTGCGCGAAGGAGATCTCGTGCTCGAGGTGAATCGCAAGTCGGTGGGGACGGTCAAGTCGTATGAACAAGTCGCTGCAAATCTGCCGAAGGACCAGGCGGTGTTGCTTCTGCTGAGACGGCAGGGGCGAGCCATTTATCTGACGCTGAGGCCGTGATTGCTTCGAATCGTCCGTTCGAGGCCAATCACAGAGAGGAGGAAAACAGTATGGTAGCACGGGCCATATTTGTTCTTCTCAGCGCTCTTGCAGGAATGGCCCTGTTTTTGCGGGCCCAGGATCCTAGTCGAGAATTTTTGCTCCTCGGGTTGGGGATGGGTGCGGTCGCCGGCGGTCTCATTCTGGCCGGCGAATATGCGCTTCGCAGACTTTCATTCGGTATTATTGTCGGTGGTGCGGTCGGGTTGTCGGGCGGATTAGTCCTCACGGGATTGGTGGAATGGGTTGGGAGTGCGGTCTTCGATGTCGAAACCTTCCTGTTTCACATCGGCGGATTGGTGTTTCTGCTGGGATTCCCCTATTTGGGGCTCGCGATGGGAGCGCGGTTCGGCAACGAACAGTTTCCATCGGTTTCTCAAGGGGCCGCTTCTTCGGGCAACTCAGCCGCCTGCCTGAAGGTGCTGGATACGAGCGTGATTATCGACGGCCGGGTGGCTGATTTGTGCGAGACGGGATTTCTGGAAGGGCCGTTCCTGGTTCCGCATTTCATTTTGAATGAGTTACAGCATATCGCGGATTCGTCGGATTCGCTCAAACGGGCGCGGGGGCGTCGAGGGCTGGATATTCTGAACAAGATACAAAAGATGCCGGACGTCGACGTCCGCATCGTCGAGGAGGATTTCCCTCACGTCAAGGAAGTTGATGCCAAACTCGTAGTGTTGGCCAAGAAGGTGGGGGGGCGGATCGTCACCAATGATTTGAATCTCAACAAGGTGGCCGAATTACAGGGTGTGCGTGTGTTGAACATCAACGAACTCTGCAATGCCTTGCGACCGGTCGTGCTGCCCGGAGAAACGATTCGCGTGTTCGTGCTGAAGGAAGGCAAAGAGGCCGGGCAGGGCGTGGCCTATCTTGACGACGGCACGATGATCGTCGTGGACAACGCGCGGCGCTGTATCGGCCGCAATGTAGATGTGACGGTCACCAGCGTGCTCCAAACGACGGCAGGGCGAATGATCTTCACCCGGCTGAAGGAAGAGTCGGAACGGGAAGAGTATCAGGTCGCCCGTGGGTAGCCCTGTTGTGAAGAGGGGGGTGAGACCGGTTTGGTCCGGTCATGTGCAACGATCGTCTACTCAGTGGCCGCATCGCCTCCTCTGTTCCGGTTCCATTGTCCGTGAGTCGATCTGTGTCCGCTCGTAAACCGGAGCCGCTACATAAGGGGCCGCGCACGGTGGCTCTGGTGCCTGCGGCTGGTCGTGGCCTTCGAATGGGAGGCCCTGTTCCCAAGCAGTTTCTCGCCTTGGGCGGCCGGCCCATTCTGGTGCAGTCGCTCATCATGCTCCAGGCGTCGCCGGTGATCCACGAGATCATCCTGGCCGTCCCCCAATCCGAACGCCAATACTGTCTCGATCACATCGTGGCGACGGGTGAGTTCCCCAAGGTCACCAAGGTGGTGCCGGGCGGGGAGCAGCGGCAGGATTCCGTGCGGCATGCGCTGGCGGAGGTGGGGTCGGAGACGGACATTGTCCTCGTCCATGATGCGGTACGGCCGTTTCTCACCGAAACCATGATTCGTCAGGTCGTGGAGGCCGCCCTAGCTCATGGGGCTGCGATCATCGCGCTCCCGATGCGTGACACGGTCAAATACGTTGGTGCTGGGGGCGTGATCGAGCGGACGGTAGATCGTCGGCCTCTGTGGCTCGCGCAGACCCCGCAAGCGTTCCGTCGAGAATGGTTGGAGGAAGGTCATCGGAAAGGGCTGTTGGGCGGCGTGCAGGCGACGGATGACGCGCATCTCGTGGAAATGCTCGGGAAACCGGTCGTCGTGGTCGAGGGCAGCGGGGAAAACATCAAGGTCACAAGGCCGGAAGATCTCGTGATCGGGGAAGCCATTCTCCGCTCGCGGGCGGCGGCAAGGAGTGCGGAATGACGGCGGTACGCGTGGGGTGCGGATGGGATATTCATCCCCTGGTCGAAGGGCGGAAATTGATTCTCGGCGGACTCGAAGTTCCCCATCATAAAGGTTTGCAGGGTCATTCCGATTCCGATGCCTTGGTGCACGCCATTTGCGACGCACTCCTGGGAGCGATGGGCGAAGGGGATCTCGGACGTCATTACCCAAGCTCTGATCAACGATTCAAGAATATTTCCAGCCTGAAACTACTTGAAGACGTCGTCGAGAAGTTGCGGGCGAAGGGGTATCGCCTGGCCAATGTGGACAGTACCATCATTGCCCAAGCGCCGCGCCTGAGTTCGCATCTGGCATCGATGCAACAAATCATCGCCGGAGTGTTGCAGGTCGCCCCGGATCTCGTGAACGTAAAAGTCAAAAGCGGCGAAGGGTTGGATGCGGTCGGACGCGAAGAGGCCATTGCCGCCCAGGCCGTGTGTATGATCGAGCGGGCATAGGGGCCTGCGTCATCCAGGCGATGGATCCGTCGCGACTATGTTAAAAGCGATCTCTCAAGACCTCCAGGCGGTGTTCGAACGTGACCCTGCGGCAACCAGTAGGGTGGAAGTTGTCTTGACCTATGCGGGGTTTCACGCCCTGCTGGCCTATCGTGTGGCGCATTGGTTGAAGCAGCGTCAGGTGCCGTTCCTGCCGCGCGCCATTTCTCAACTGGCGCGATGGTTGACTGGGATCGAAATCCATCCATCTGCCAGGATCGGTGCCGGGTTCTTTATCGATCATGGCATGGGGGTGGTGATCGGTGAGACGGCCGAGGTCGGGGACCATGTGACGCTGTTTCAGGGTGTGACGCTCGGTGGTACGGGCAAGGAGCGCGGAAAGCGCCACCCCACGCTGGGAAATCACGTGGTGGTCGGGGCCGGGGCAAAAATTCTCGGCGGCATTACGATCGGCGACAACGTAAAAATCGGCGCGAACTCTGTCGTGCTCAAGTCAGTACCGGCAAACTCCACGGTTATCGGTGTACCAGGCCGGATTATCAAGTCACAGGGCGAACGCCTGCCTGATGCCACCATGGACCATACCAATATGCCGGATCCTACCGCAGACCGGTTCGCCGCGCTCGAGTCGGAACTGATCGAGTTGCGAAAGAAACTGGAAAATCGGGATTCCCACGAATCTCGGTAACACGCCTCCCAGCCATTCTCTTATGCTCACCTACAAGCCCGCCGCATTGTTCAAGCGGGCGGTGCGCCACAACTCTCACTAACGCTTCGCTGTACTCCGGCATC contains:
- the ispD gene encoding 2-C-methyl-D-erythritol 4-phosphate cytidylyltransferase, which encodes MSARKPEPLHKGPRTVALVPAAGRGLRMGGPVPKQFLALGGRPILVQSLIMLQASPVIHEIILAVPQSERQYCLDHIVATGEFPKVTKVVPGGEQRQDSVRHALAEVGSETDIVLVHDAVRPFLTETMIRQVVEAALAHGAAIIALPMRDTVKYVGAGGVIERTVDRRPLWLAQTPQAFRREWLEEGHRKGLLGGVQATDDAHLVEMLGKPVVVVEGSGENIKVTRPEDLVIGEAILRSRAAARSAE
- a CDS encoding 2-C-methyl-D-erythritol 2,4-cyclodiphosphate synthase, encoding MTAVRVGCGWDIHPLVEGRKLILGGLEVPHHKGLQGHSDSDALVHAICDALLGAMGEGDLGRHYPSSDQRFKNISSLKLLEDVVEKLRAKGYRLANVDSTIIAQAPRLSSHLASMQQIIAGVLQVAPDLVNVKVKSGEGLDAVGREEAIAAQAVCMIERA
- the cysE gene encoding serine O-acetyltransferase; the encoded protein is MLKAISQDLQAVFERDPAATSRVEVVLTYAGFHALLAYRVAHWLKQRQVPFLPRAISQLARWLTGIEIHPSARIGAGFFIDHGMGVVIGETAEVGDHVTLFQGVTLGGTGKERGKRHPTLGNHVVVGAGAKILGGITIGDNVKIGANSVVLKSVPANSTVIGVPGRIIKSQGERLPDATMDHTNMPDPTADRFAALESELIELRKKLENRDSHESR